The Populus nigra chromosome 19, ddPopNigr1.1, whole genome shotgun sequence genome includes a window with the following:
- the LOC133680228 gene encoding protein FAR1-RELATED SEQUENCE 3-like — translation MDVHVIDDEEGTSHRGVAYNGDAEPNDSGEANNGEHDEDGAAELHEPCVGMEFDSENAAKTFYDEYARHLGFSTKVAHFTRPKTDGAIAAREFVCGREGLKRRSADSCHAMLRIELKRGKWVVTHFVKEHNHSTVNPNKVHYLRPRRHFAGAAKSAAKTGQGVGVSPNGDGQAAAVATSGFIQGGGVVPSGVMYLSMDGNRTPVSETNHGVRNTTPAEPTRVIKTSTAVNYIARSSNQKRTLGRDAQNLLEYFKKMQAENPGFFYAIQLDDENRMANVFWADAKSRTAYTHFGDAVTFETSPRVNQYRVPFAPFTGLNHHGQTILFGCAILLDDSEASFVWLFKTFLTAMYDQQPASLITNQDKVIQTAISQVFPDTRHCISKWHVLREGQEKLAHVCNAHPNFQLELYNCINLTETIEEFENSWIDILDKYDLRGHDWLQSLYDARAQWVPVYFRDSFFAVMCPNQGFDGTFFDGYVNQQTTLPMFFRQYERALDNWFERELEADFDTICTTPVLRTPSPMEKQAANLYTRKIFAKFQEELVETFVYTANRIEGDAAISTFRVAKFEDDQRAYMVSLNYPEMRANCSCQMFEYSGILCRHVLTVFTVTNVLTLPPHYILKRWTRNAKTGAGTDDRGVDLPGQESLTLRYNNLCREAIKYAEEGAIAVETYNAAMGALREGGKKVAAVKKNVAKVSPPGSQGGGTGNDDWKTSTSASDTTPFLWPLQDEVTRRFNLNDTGTPVQSVADLNLPRMAPVSLQRDDGPPGNMAVLPCLKSMTWVMENKSSTPGNRVAVINLKLQDYGKTPSTELEVKFQLSRVTLEPMLRSMAYISEQLSTPANRVAVINLKLQDTETTTGESEVKFQVSRDTLGAMLRSMAYIREQLSISVEPQAEPPSKKHRK, via the exons ATGGATGTTCATGTGATTGACGATGAAGAGGGGACGAGTCATCGTGGGGTGGCCTACAATGGAGATGCAGAACCAAATGACAGTGGAGAAGCAAATAATGGCGAGCATGATGAGGATGGAGCTGCTGAGTTGCATGAGCCATGTGTCGGCATGGAATTTGATTCGGAGAATGCTGCTAAGACTTTCTATGATGAGTATGCTAGACATCTAGGTTTTAGCACCAAAGTTGCTCACTTTACCCGTCCTAAAACTGATGGGGCCATAGCTGCTAGGGAGTTTGTATGTGGTAGGGAGGGTTTGAAGAGAAGGTCTGCGGATAGTTGTCATGCAATGCTTAGAATAGAATTAAAGAGAGGTAAATGGGTCGTGACACACTTTGTAAAGGAGCATAACCATTCAACTGTTAATCCCAATAAAGTGCACTACCTTCGGCCCCGCAGGCATTTTGCTGGTGCTGCAAAGAGTGCTGCCAAAACTGGGCAAGGAGTGGGAGTTTCTCCAAATGGTGATGGCCAAGCAGCAGCAGTTGCTACTAGTGGTTTTATCCAAGGAGGGGGAGTTGTTCCAAGTGGTGTAATGTATCTTTCCATGGATGGAAACCGCACACCTGTCTCGGAGACAAATCATGGAGTTAGGAACACTACCCCTGCTGAACCAACTCGTGTCATTAAGACTTCTACAGCAGTGAATTATATTGCTCGGTCCAGTAACCAAAAGAGAACACTAGGTAGGGATGCTCAGAATCTGTTGGAGTATTTCAAGAAAATGCAAGCTGAGAATCCTGGTTTCTTTTATGCAATACAACTCGATGATGAAAATCGAATGGCAAATGTTTTTTGGGCTGATGCAAAGTCAAGAACAGCTTACACTCATTTCGGTGATGCAGTTACATTTGAAACAAGTCCTCGAGTAAATCAATATAGGGTGCCATTTGCCCCATTTACAGGTTTGAACCATCACGGTCAAACAATTTTATTTGGCTGTGCAATACTTCTTGATGATTCTGAGGCTTCTTTTGTTTGGTTGTTCAAGACATTTCTGACAGCAATGTATGATCAACAGCCTGCTTCACTAATCACCAACCAAGACAAGGTCATACAGACGGCAATTTCACAGGTGTTTCCTGATACTCGACACTGTATCAGTAAATGGCATGTTTTAAGAGAAGGTCAGGAAAAACTGGCTCATGTATGTAATGCACATCCCAATTTTCAATTGGAACTGTATAACTGTATCAACTTGACTGAAACTATCGAGGAGTTTGAAAACTCATGGATTGATATTCTTGACAAATATGATTTGAGAGGACATGACTGGCTTCAATCATTGTATGATGCTCGTGCTCAATGGGTTCCTGTGTACTTTCGGGATTCTTTTTTTGCTGTAATGTGTCCAAATCAAGGATTTGATGGTACTTTTTTTGATGGTTATGTGAACCAACAGACCACATTGCCAATGTTCTTTAGACAGTATGAAAGAGCATTAGATAATTGGTTCGAAAGAGAGTTAGAAGCAGATTTTGATACAATTTGCACCACACCAGTTTTGAGGACGCCGTCTCCTATGGAAAAACAGGCGGCAAATCTTTATACAAGGAAGATATTTGCAAAATTTCAAGAAGAGTTGGTTGAAACTTTTGTATATACTGCTAATAGGATTGAGGGCGATGCAGCTATCAGCACATTCAGGGTTGCAAAATTTGAGGATGACCAAAGGGCGTATATGGTTTCATTAAACTATCCAGAAATGAGAGCAAACTGCAGCTGCCAAATGTTTGAGTATTCAGGCATTCTTTGTAGACATGTTTTGACAGTATTCACAGTGACAAATGTTCTTACATTACCACCCCATTACATCTTAAAACGATGGACAAGAAATGCCAAAACTGGTGCAGGAACAGATGACCGTGGTGTTGATTTGCCTGGCCAAGAGTCTCTTACTTTGCGGTATAACAATCTATGTCGGGAAGCCATAAAATATGCAGAGGAAGGGGCAATAGCTGTGGAAACTTATAATGCTGCTATGGGTGCTCTTAGAGAAGGTGGGAAGAAGGTTGCTGCTGTGAAGAAAAATGTTGCCAAAGTCTCACCTCCTGGCTCTCAGGGTGGTGGGACTGGTAACGATGATTGGAAGACCTCAACTTCAGCATCGGATACAACCCCATTTTTATGGCCATTGCAAGATGAAGTTACCCGGCGATTTAATCTGAATGATACTGGCACTCCAGTGCAATCTGTTGCTGATTTGAATCTTCCCCGCATGGCCCCCGTGTCGCTTCAGCGTGATGATGGACCTCCTGGTAACATG GCAGTTCTTCCTTGTCTCAAATCAATGACTTGGGTGATGGAGAACAAGAGCTCAACACCAGGGAATAGAGTTGCTGTCATCAACCTGAAG TTGCAAGATTATGGCAAAACTCCATCAACAGAATTGGAGGTTAAGTTTCAACTCTCAAGAGTTACATTGGAGCCGATGTTGAGGTCTATGGCATACATCAGTGAACAGCTCTCAACACCAGCTAACAGAGTTGCTGTCATCAATCTGAAG CTTCAAGACACTGAAACAACTACGGGAGAGTCAGAGGTTAAATTTCAGGTTTCCAGAGATACATTAGGTGCCATGTTGAGATCGATGGCCTACATTCGTGAGCAGCTTTCAATTTCT GTTGAGCCCCAAGCAGAGCCTCCGTCAAAGAAGCATCGGAAGTGA